A region of the Vibrio tubiashii genome:
ATGAGCGTCAACGCCGTGAAGACCCTGCAGTGTCGAATGAAGACCTAGAAGAGATGAAAGAAGAGATGACGTCGATTCGTCAGCTTCTAGAACATCAGGTTTCAGGCTTAATGTGGCAAGAGGTGGAGCGTCGTGAACCATTGCGCGCGATGCTTATCAAGCGCCTAGAGCGTATGGGGGTCTCTTCTGACCTCGCTGATCAGCTCGCCTGTTATATTCCTGAAGATACGCCACCGACAAAAGCATGGAAAGCGCTGCTTGGCTTGGTTTCAGACCAGATCCCTATTTCTCGCCAAGACATCTTAAAACGTGGTGGCGTGGTTGCACTGTTAGGCCCAACAGGAGTGGGTAAAACCACAACGGTTGCGAAACTGGCGGCACGTGCGGCGATGGAGTACGGATCAGACAACGTAGCACTGGTTTCGACGGATACCTATCGTATCGGTGCACACGAGCAATTGGCGATTTACGGAAGAATTATGGGATGTCCTGTAAAAGTCGCTAAAGATTCCAATGAGTTAGCCGATGTAATATATCAATTAAGAAATCGTCGCCTAATTCTGGTTGATACCGCAGGTATGGGACAGCGTGATGTAAGGCTGTCTGAACAATTAGATACGCTTATGCATGAAAGTGGAGAAATGATTCACAGCTACTTGGTTTTGCCTGCAACCGCGCAACGAAAAGTACTGCAAGAGACCATAGATCACTTTAAACGCATACCGCTATCAGGGTGCATTATGACTAAACTGGATGAATCGCTGAGTCTCGGTGAATTTGTCAGTGTCGTTGTACAGAATTCTCTGCCCGTTGCTTACATAGCGAATGGACAACGAGTTCCGGAAGATATTGTAATAGCGCAACCGAAGTACATGGTCGCTAAAGCAAACGAATTATTAGAGAAGTCGACAGATGATGAACCTCACTACTGGAATAGTGAAGCGGAGAGGTTCTAGGCGGCGGACGATTATGACTAAAGATATGATACAAGACCAAGCAAGCGGATTACGCCGCTTAACACAGCCATCATTGACCAAGGTTATTTCTGTAACCGGTGGTAAAGGCGGTGTTGGTAAATCAAACGTAACGTTGGGTATGGCTATCTCAATGGCTCGCCAAGGCAAAAAAGTCATGGTACTAGATGCTGATTTGGGATTGGCAAATGTCGATGTAATGCTCGGTATTCGGCCAAAGCGTAACCTAGGCCATGTGCTCGCAGGCGAATGTGAACTTAAAGATGCGATTGTAGAAGGTCCGCATGGTATTAGGATCATTCCAGCGACGTCGGGAACCCAGTCGATGACCGAGCTATCGCATGCTCAGCATATCGGTTTGATCCGAGCGTTTGGCAGCTTAGAAGATGAAATGGACGTTTTGCTGATTGATACAGCGGCGGGTATTTCAGACATGGTTGTGAGTTTTTCTAGAGCTGCGCAAGATGTTGTTGTCGTAGTTTGTGACGAACCTACGTCAATCACTGATGCATATGCTTTAATTAAACTGTTAAGCAAAGAACATCAGGTGCAACGTTTTAAAATCGTTGCAAATATGGTCAGAAGCTATCGAGAAGGCAGAGAATTGTTCGCAAAGTTGACCTTGGTCACAGAGCGATTCTTGAATGTGAGCCTAGAGCTCGTAGCATGTATTCCGTTGGATGATAAAGTTAGACAATCTGTTAAGAAACA
Encoded here:
- the flhF gene encoding flagellar biosynthesis protein FlhF, producing the protein MKIKRFFAKDMRTALLQVKGELGDDAVIMSNKKVAGGVEIVAAVDGAEGAKRQSNGYNSNPRHNNTRQAPASIPTPNQRALDDDRVSLQSQADSGRSMTKRFANMLKQYSNGADGSEQEREDNPDSLSALLKRQSATRDPSRENVQIKEDSPLARLIAEDRRVERPAAKLDPTRYERQRREDPAVSNEDLEEMKEEMTSIRQLLEHQVSGLMWQEVERREPLRAMLIKRLERMGVSSDLADQLACYIPEDTPPTKAWKALLGLVSDQIPISRQDILKRGGVVALLGPTGVGKTTTVAKLAARAAMEYGSDNVALVSTDTYRIGAHEQLAIYGRIMGCPVKVAKDSNELADVIYQLRNRRLILVDTAGMGQRDVRLSEQLDTLMHESGEMIHSYLVLPATAQRKVLQETIDHFKRIPLSGCIMTKLDESLSLGEFVSVVVQNSLPVAYIANGQRVPEDIVIAQPKYMVAKANELLEKSTDDEPHYWNSEAERF
- a CDS encoding MinD/ParA family protein, translating into MTKDMIQDQASGLRRLTQPSLTKVISVTGGKGGVGKSNVTLGMAISMARQGKKVMVLDADLGLANVDVMLGIRPKRNLGHVLAGECELKDAIVEGPHGIRIIPATSGTQSMTELSHAQHIGLIRAFGSLEDEMDVLLIDTAAGISDMVVSFSRAAQDVVVVVCDEPTSITDAYALIKLLSKEHQVQRFKIVANMVRSYREGRELFAKLTLVTERFLNVSLELVACIPLDDKVRQSVKKQKIVVDAFPRSPAALAIGSLANKALTWPIPKTPSGHLEFFVERLLNRPEILEEPFGE